A region of the Planifilum fimeticola genome:
AAATGACAAATATGACCCTACGCTGGGATTGGCGTTTAAATTGTCCAGAGTATTAAAAGTGAAGGTGGATGAGTTGTTTGTCTATGAGTAAATTTCATGCGGGTTATACCATCACCATGAAAGATATTGTAAGGGAAGGCAATCCGATTCTGCGCCAGCGGGCCCAAGAAGTGAACGTGCCCTTGTCTGACGAAGATCGAGAGACGTTAATCTGCATGATGAACTTCTTGAAAAACAGCCAAGACCCCGTGTTGTCCAAGAAGTATCATCTGCGGGCAGGCGTCGGTTTGTCCGCCAATCAAATCGGCTTGAATAAACGGATGTTCACGGCCTATTTTGTGGATGAAGAAGGAATGCAACATGAATATGCCCTCGTGAATCCGAAAATCATCAGCCATTCCGTTTGGATGATTTATTTGCCGGAAGGGGAAGGCTGTCTCTCGGTGGACCGGGAGGTAAAGGGGTTTGTCCCCCGATATGAATGGATCAAAGTCAAAGGGTTTGATTCAGAGGGAGAAAAAGTAACCTTAAAACTAAAAGGGTATGCTTCCATCGTCATTCAACACGAGATCGATCATCTGAACGGGATCCTGTTTTATGACCGCATGAATAAAGAAAATCCTT
Encoded here:
- the def gene encoding peptide deformylase codes for the protein MSKFHAGYTITMKDIVREGNPILRQRAQEVNVPLSDEDRETLICMMNFLKNSQDPVLSKKYHLRAGVGLSANQIGLNKRMFTAYFVDEEGMQHEYALVNPKIISHSVWMIYLPEGEGCLSVDREVKGFVPRYEWIKVKGFDSEGEKVTLKLKGYASIVIQHEIDHLNGILFYDRMNKENPFLVPENCRSLF